CGGGGGAAGCATGACTCGATTGGATCTTAAACCCCTGCCACTTTCTATAGTTCTTATGTACCAAGAATCCTTTGGCTTTGATTTCAGATCCAATACAGGATTTTATCCTCCACAACAGTTCAGTACAATGCCGATGACAGGAATTAGAGGGGGTTACGCTGCTCTGGACCTGAACATTGACTACTCTTTGACTGGACGATTCCCACTTGGCTTCTAAATAGGCAAGGGATCGCCATGGAGGAAGAGGCATTGAATTCTGTTTGAGTGAACATTTCGCTGCTTCTACCATAGCCTGAAGATACAGCTTAAGTTTTGTTACTGTGCCAACATAAACTGGTGGAAGACAACTCAAGACCACGTTGTAGGATTTGACAGCTCTTGCAATTTCAAAGTGGCTCCGGAAGTCGAGATCAATTATATACCTTTCGGAGTATCCATCACTTCCATGGGAGATCACCTCAATGTACTCGTGTTCACCTACACAATGTCAACCAGAAATCTAGCTCTTAAATTTACATGGTGGATGCTTCAGAatgtaaatttaaatatttaaccaCAACAAATGGTGCCATGAACACATATGATAGATAAAGTGCCATGAACACATTAGTTTCAGACTATAACGTTGTACTGTCAAAGGCTTTCCTACTTAATCTAAAGAATGAACATAGTTAGACCCCTTAAGATCGAAAACAGGCAAgaattgaatcagaagaaagcGTACCTCCAGGAATCTTTCCACAACCCTGCCACTTGGTTGCACACAAATCTGCATTATAACCGCAAGACTGGAGGAGCTTCACTAGATAAGATCTGATGCAGCTCGCATTACAAGTTTCGGGCTTCCCAGTACAGCAAGATTCGGTCATTGAAAGAATAAGGGAATGAACCACCATTGTTAAGTCAATTTCATACTGATCCACTGAGTTCTTGTCCAGCTGCAAAAATGAGACAATTTGCCATGAAGTTCCATTATTAAGATATTTTCCCTCTTGCTGACAAGTGAAAGTTGATAGCAAGGAGCAAAAGACCAACATGTAAAAGCTAGAATTTCAGTCTCCTTATGCTCGGAACTCTCAAACATTTAGAAATTCATTCCGTTGACTAATCTTCTCTTTCTTGAGCAGCAACAGTAATTCAAAGAAGATAttcagaaaaatcattttttcctAGCCTGTAAAGGCTCAAAGAACTTATGACTCccatttcttatttatcaaaGACATCATTTTTCATCTTCATATAAGTTTCATTGTTACATCAGACTGACTGAATTATGCACAGGTAATTGAAAATACTCCAATTATCCCGTTTCAAATTTTATCCTCTAGAGAAACACATCACATGTGCTATACTATTAAAGCTCACATTGTATACACCTATATAGAAATACTTGGAACAATTTCATTGCTAACCTCACGCAAAACTAAAATTCAATGAAACAAACATGCATACGGAAAAACAACGACCACTCTCTTTCAAGCTTTAATTGTTCCTGGATAAAATCCTTATCTGTGCTATTCAAGTTCAAGCTCGCTGCATATACACCTTTACTGACACTAGAATAAATTTCACACCTAACAACTCTATACCACATGCAAAACTAAAATCCAATGAGGATATACATGTATACACGGAGACAAGGATAACTCCATTTCGAACATTCATCGCTCTGTTCTATTCTAACTTGTTCATATGCAGCTAGAGCTACGAGCATAACATGCCTATTCACTGAAATGAGGATTGCTCCAAAAACA
The Capsicum annuum cultivar UCD-10X-F1 chromosome 6, UCD10Xv1.1, whole genome shotgun sequence DNA segment above includes these coding regions:
- the LOC107852133 gene encoding uncharacterized protein LOC107852133, translated to MRSHERRAPVVVDGGGSGGNWFNRGDGVGAGSGSGSGSGGCYSHDSEPDLAAMVSEFLESSSASAESWCSSDNDSGFSDFALLADRITLDKNSVDQYEIDLTMVVHSLILSMTESCCTGKPETCNASCIRSYLVKLLQSCGYNADLCATKWQGCGKIPGGEHEYIEVISHGSDGYSERYIIDLDFRSHFEIARAVKSYNVVLSCLPPVYVGTVTKLKLYLQAMVEAAKCSLKQNSMPLPPWRSLAYLEAKWESSSQRVVNVQVQSSVTPSNSCHRHCTELLWRIKSCIGSEIKAKGFLVHKNYRKWQGFKIQSSHASPATL